In Halomarina salina, one DNA window encodes the following:
- a CDS encoding carbohydrate ABC transporter permease, with the protein MTDSPGDRPVRTDGGSVTDEGGTGRGPLSRLSAGLDGRFGSDFLESAPFWLPPFLLMALFVYGAIIWNLMISLTDYSGLGGSPDYSNLDFEMYSRALSDPGFREAALNTVILLVAFTAATLLVGLVLAILVDRGIRFENTFRTLYLLPMSLSFVVTAQFWLWMYNYNNGMVNGFLGTFGLGPFNYIGNQDIVLWAVIFALVWQFSGYAMVVYLAGLRAIPTEHYEAAQVDGASTIKMYWRVIIPQLKGATISAAVVLMVFALKAFDFLYSLVSGYRPPNGADILATKMVREAYANLNWSYGAAIAIFLFAMALAVIGPYLYYEYRRGHL; encoded by the coding sequence ATGACTGATTCGCCAGGGGACCGACCGGTGAGGACGGACGGTGGCTCCGTCACGGACGAGGGAGGGACCGGACGGGGCCCGTTGAGCCGACTCTCGGCGGGGCTCGACGGTCGCTTCGGGAGCGACTTCCTCGAATCCGCACCGTTCTGGCTCCCGCCGTTCCTGCTGATGGCGCTGTTCGTCTACGGCGCCATCATCTGGAACCTGATGATCTCGTTGACGGACTACTCGGGGCTCGGTGGGTCGCCGGACTACTCGAACCTCGACTTCGAGATGTACTCCCGGGCGCTCTCCGACCCGGGGTTCCGGGAGGCGGCGCTCAACACCGTCATCCTCCTGGTCGCGTTCACCGCCGCGACGTTGCTCGTGGGCCTCGTGCTCGCGATCCTCGTCGACCGCGGCATCCGCTTCGAGAACACGTTCCGGACGCTGTACCTCCTCCCGATGAGCCTCTCGTTCGTCGTCACGGCCCAGTTCTGGCTGTGGATGTACAACTACAACAACGGGATGGTCAACGGGTTCCTCGGAACGTTCGGCCTCGGCCCGTTCAACTACATCGGCAACCAGGACATCGTCCTCTGGGCGGTCATCTTCGCGCTGGTGTGGCAGTTCTCCGGGTACGCGATGGTCGTCTATCTGGCGGGGCTCAGGGCCATCCCGACGGAGCACTACGAGGCGGCGCAGGTCGACGGCGCGTCGACCATCAAGATGTACTGGCGGGTCATCATCCCGCAACTCAAGGGAGCGACCATCAGCGCGGCCGTCGTCCTCATGGTGTTCGCGCTGAAGGCGTTCGACTTCCTCTACTCGCTCGTCTCGGGGTACCGACCCCCGAACGGCGCTGACATCCTGGCGACGAAGATGGTCCGAGAAGCGTACGCGAACCTCAACTGGTCCTACGGGGCCGCCATCGCCATCTTCCT
- a CDS encoding ABC transporter substrate-binding protein: protein MLAGCTGGDDGGDGGDGGGGGNGSGNGSGGGGESVTGTVEALHGWTGGDGETAANALAEAFAEYDTEVEVEMKPIGGGGNQNLDAVVANRLQSQDPPGSFANWPGKNLLRYENVLGTVDDVWERNDFENVMVEEAVELHKLNGSFRAVPLGSHRLNCLFYNVSVVEEAGIDVESLNSVSALLDALDTVNSETDKIPMTQAMAGTWTITQLWAAIMLGQSGYQPYMDFIEGNGSEDAVRSAFESLATIHENYIPSDASSLDLTASNQNIINGNAAFIHQGNWAAGAYRNTEDFDYDEDWGFKTFPGTEGMYTLHFDSFLYPANNPTPEASKVWEGFVGSSEAQIAFNQYKGSIPTRTDVSMDAFGPYLQETAEDFANAEERPPTLQHGLAVESSVMTELNEVISSEFTGPYNVDAATQGFLNAVSN, encoded by the coding sequence ATGCTTGCAGGGTGTACAGGTGGCGACGACGGCGGCGACGGAGGCGACGGCGGTGGCGGCGGAAACGGGAGTGGTAACGGCTCGGGCGGTGGCGGCGAGTCGGTGACCGGTACCGTCGAGGCGCTCCACGGCTGGACCGGCGGCGACGGGGAGACGGCCGCCAACGCGCTGGCGGAGGCGTTCGCCGAGTACGACACCGAGGTCGAAGTCGAGATGAAACCCATCGGCGGCGGTGGCAACCAGAACCTCGACGCGGTCGTCGCGAACCGCCTCCAGAGTCAGGACCCGCCCGGTTCGTTCGCGAACTGGCCCGGGAAGAACCTCCTCCGCTACGAGAACGTCCTCGGGACCGTCGACGACGTCTGGGAGCGGAACGACTTCGAGAACGTGATGGTCGAGGAGGCCGTCGAACTGCACAAGCTGAACGGGAGCTTCCGGGCGGTGCCGCTCGGTTCGCACCGGCTGAACTGCCTGTTCTACAACGTCTCGGTCGTCGAGGAGGCGGGCATCGACGTCGAATCGCTCAACAGCGTGTCGGCGCTCCTCGACGCACTCGACACCGTCAACAGCGAGACCGACAAGATTCCGATGACCCAGGCGATGGCCGGAACGTGGACCATCACGCAGCTCTGGGCCGCCATCATGCTCGGCCAGAGCGGCTACCAGCCGTACATGGACTTCATCGAGGGCAACGGCTCCGAGGACGCCGTCCGGAGCGCCTTCGAGTCGCTGGCGACCATCCACGAGAACTACATCCCGAGCGACGCGTCGTCGCTCGACCTCACCGCGTCGAACCAGAACATCATCAACGGCAACGCGGCGTTCATCCACCAGGGTAACTGGGCGGCCGGGGCGTACCGCAACACGGAGGACTTCGACTACGACGAGGACTGGGGCTTCAAGACGTTCCCCGGGACCGAAGGGATGTACACGCTCCACTTCGACTCGTTCCTCTACCCGGCGAACAACCCGACGCCCGAGGCGTCGAAGGTCTGGGAGGGCTTCGTCGGCAGCAGCGAGGCCCAAATCGCGTTCAACCAGTACAAGGGGTCGATTCCGACCCGGACCGACGTCAGCATGGACGCGTTCGGGCCGTACCTGCAGGAGACCGCCGAGGACTTCGCGAACGCGGAGGAGCGCCCGCCGACGCTCCAGCACGGTCTCGCGGTCGAGTCGTCGGTGATGACGGAGCTGAACGAGGTCATCTCCTCGGAGTTCACCGGACCGTACAACGTCGACGCCGCGACGCAGGGCTTCCTGAACGCGGTCTCGAACTGA
- a CDS encoding DUF4013 domain-containing protein yields MTRTLDHFSYPVRGAHRGDALVAAWALVLAHGIVPFVPLLPLVGVLLRVLVRSAGGGDDPPSVLDAPVDLLRRSVGAALVALVYVGPPLAFLVGMVEVVSGSGGVEGGSFPVLAAATVGGIAMLVATYLLPVALASYVASGSLRAAFDRTRLRRGARSGSYLLGWLVAVVALDAGLLLAGWLGGATVRGVLGALVVAYSLVVAARLVGAGLSSSGLVDGGGPSTSRR; encoded by the coding sequence GTGACCCGGACGCTCGACCACTTCTCCTATCCGGTTCGCGGGGCCCACCGTGGCGACGCCCTCGTCGCCGCCTGGGCGCTCGTGCTGGCCCACGGCATCGTCCCGTTCGTTCCGCTCCTCCCTCTCGTCGGGGTCCTGCTCCGCGTCCTCGTCCGGAGCGCCGGCGGGGGCGACGACCCGCCGTCGGTGCTGGACGCTCCCGTCGACCTGCTCCGGCGGAGCGTCGGGGCCGCGCTCGTCGCGCTGGTGTACGTCGGTCCGCCGCTCGCGTTCCTCGTCGGGATGGTCGAGGTCGTCTCGGGGTCCGGCGGGGTCGAGGGAGGGTCGTTCCCCGTGCTCGCGGCGGCGACGGTCGGCGGCATCGCGATGCTCGTCGCGACGTACCTCCTGCCCGTCGCGCTCGCCAGCTACGTGGCGTCCGGGTCGCTCCGGGCGGCGTTCGACCGGACCCGACTCCGCCGGGGCGCTCGCTCGGGCAGCTACCTCCTCGGCTGGCTCGTCGCCGTCGTCGCCCTCGACGCCGGACTGCTGCTCGCCGGGTGGCTGGGCGGAGCCACGGTTCGGGGCGTCCTCGGGGCGCTGGTCGTGGCGTACTCCCTCGTCGTCGCCGCCCGTCTCGTCGGTGCCGGCCTGTCGTCGTCCGGACTGGTCGATGGTGGCGGCCCGTCGACCTCCCGACGATAG